A region from the Mya arenaria isolate MELC-2E11 chromosome 2, ASM2691426v1 genome encodes:
- the LOC128208260 gene encoding uncharacterized protein LOC128208260, producing MDGDGKNGHVNQGLGQALQTINLPVSSFISQHNTNPAHSANETVVLQIQQLLEQLNGRGLNSMLVVVDPVGNVSIHGSEKGQLFLKDNADIADRFAKICSDDVWTLLGAQKRFLEIGRQQNHNKSNGDYPIDFSHERANYFPTQTITTDRGGQDNAFVQGILSQSNQNKSYQNNPLFQTPFGQFDSRQNSSTFFQGGFNQGVTGTDAYPQPNFMSGMDVTANSHSNQTVGVPSHAISIVPSVSDKPNGMNQTEDDLIKEMLSSTAIPEGLTIKPVGNAKKSPKAKFVESDKSDAAKKKRERRPETWQRNIKKKLKTEGREYVNAKGKLVPAKAMRPVDCSKCKQRCTDKISEDTRKKIFDWFWKLGSYTAQKEFVVSRVTQVATRTSKRRQVHRLFSFEINGKYESVCKPFFARTLGIGDSYIYKAFEQKARDLFVQDGRGKHAPVNKTSLEQVETMHSHLDRHLVEYPTNQPLPKNVHAVKWYDEYVVCCTEEGKKPVSKHIYRKIFQDYTKRFPPQPEKKKVDQSSQDKPENRKGAMSWDTEPVAGPSSDIASRRMTIENSLNK from the exons CTTGAGCAGCTGAATGGGCGGGGATTGAACTCAATGTTGGTGGTTGTGGACCCAGTGGGGAATGTCAGTATCCATGGATCCGAGAAGGGACAACTTTTCCTCAAGGATAATGCGGACATTGCAGACAGATTTGCTAAAATATGTTCAG ATGATGTGTGGACATTACTGGGAGCACAGAAACGGTTCCTGGAGATTGGAAGACAACAGAACCACAACAAGTCAAATGGGGACTATCCAATAGACTTCTCACATGAGCGTGCCAATTACTTCCCCACACAGACTATAACCACAGATAGAGGTGGACAGGACAATGCTTTTGTTCAGGGAATCTTGTCTCAAAGTAACCAAAACAAGTCATATCAGAATAACCCGTTGTTTCAAACCCCTTTTGGTCAGTTTGATTCTAGACAGAACAGTTCAACTTTCTTTCAAGGTGGTTTCAATCAGGGAGTAACCGGCACAGATGCATATCCACAGCCAAACTTTATGTCTGGTATGGATGTTACTGCGAACAGTCATAGTAATCAAACTGTGGGTGTGCCGTCGCATGCCATAAGTATAGTTCCAAGTGTTTCAGACAAGCCCAATGGTATGAATCAAACTGAGGATGACTTGATTAAAGAGATGTTGTCCTCTACTGCTATTCCAGAGGGACTGACAATCAAACCAGTTGGAAATGCTAAGAAATCTCCAAAAGCCAAATTTGTGGAAAGTGACAAAAGTGACGCGGCAAAGAAGAAACGTGAACGACGGCCGGAAACTTGGCAAAGGAATATCAAGAAGAAATTAAAAACAGAAGGCAGGGAGTATGTGAATGCCAAAGGAAAGTTAGTGCCAGCCAAAGCTATGAGACCTGTTGATTGTTCAAAGTGTAAGCAAAGATGCACTGACAAGATTTCAGAAGATACCAGGAAAAAGATCTTTGATTGGTTTTGGAAACTAGGTTCATACACAGCTCAGAAAGAGTTTGTAGTGTCAAGAGTGACTCAGGTAGCGACAAGGACAAGCAAGCGAAGACAGGTGCACAGACTGTTCTCATTTGAAATCAATGGAAAGTATGAATCGGTCTGCAAACCGTTCTTTGCTAGGACATTAGGGATTGGTGATAGCTACATTTATAAGGCCTTTGAGCAGAAGGCTCGTGATCTGTTTGTACAGGACGGGAGAGGAAAGCATGCTCCTGTTAATAAGACATCTCTGGAACAGGTTGAAACTATGCACAGTCATTTAGACAGGCATCTGGTTGAATATCCAACCAATCAACCACTGCCCAAAAATGTTCATGCTGTGAAATGGTATGATGAGTATGTTGTTTGCTGTACTGAAGAGGGCAAGAAACCTGTGTCTAAACATATCTATCGAAAGATATTTCAGGATTATACAAAGAGATTTCCGCCGCAACCAGAGAAGAAGAAAGTAGATCAGTCGTCACAGGATAAACCAGAGAACAGAAAAGGAGCTATGTCATGGGACACAGAGCCAGTAGCAGGACCTAGCTCAGACATAGCCTCTCGACGAATGACCATAGAAAATTCtctaaataagtaa